The following coding sequences are from one Salmo trutta chromosome 36, fSalTru1.1, whole genome shotgun sequence window:
- the LOC115175732 gene encoding terminal nucleotidyltransferase 5A, with protein sequence MSSGDESEQSRRFCVLSWEQVQRLDSILGESVPIHGRGNFPTLSVQPRQIVQVVRARLQERGVVVRDVKLNGSAASYVLHQDTGLGYKDLDLIFGLNLTDDKTFRVVKDVVLDSLVDFLPPGLSRVSPMTLKEAYVQKLVKVCNDTDRWSLISLSNNTGKNVELKFVESLRRQFEFSVDSFQIGLDSLLLFDRCSETAMSMSESFHPTVFGESMYGDFQEALGHLRTRTIATRSPEEIRGGGLLKYCHLLVRGFKPDSEAQMKLLQRYMCSRFFIDFPDIGEQQRKLEAYLQNHFNGMEDKRYDCLVTLRHVVDESTVCLMGHERRQTLALISALALRAMAEQNAIPALANITCYYQPAPYVRDVNFSNYYIARVQSPMSSSYSNSYHRTWLPCS encoded by the exons ATGTCCTCCGGGGATGAGTCGGAGCAGAGTCGGCGGTTCTGTGTGTTGTCTTGGGAGCAGGTGCAGAGGTTGGACTCCATCCTCGGAGAGAGCGTCCCTATTCACGGACGCGGAAACTTCCCGACGCTTTCCGTACAGCCTCGGCAGATAGTCCAG GTGGTTCGGGCACGACTGCAGGAGCGTGGTGTGGTGGTCCGAGATGTGAAGCTGAACGGTTCAGCAGCCAGCTATGTGCTCCACCAGGACACTGGCCTGGGCTACAAGGACTTGGACCTCATCTTCGGCCTGAACCTGACTGATGACAAGACCTTTCGTGTGGTCAAAGACGTGGTCCTGGACAGCCTGGTGGACTTCCTACCTCCGGGGCTCAGCCGTGTCTCTCCCATGACCCTCAAAGAGGCCTACGTCCAGAAGCTGGTGAAAGTGTGCAACGACACAGATCGCTGGAGCCTGATCTCCCTCTCCAACAACACAGGGAAGAACGTGGAGCTGAAGTTTGTGGAATCCCTCCGAAGGCAGTTTGAGTTCAGCGTGGACTCGTTCCAGATCGGCCTGGACTCACTGCTGCTGTTCGACCGCTGCTCAGAGACGGCCATGTCCATGTCTGAGAGCTTCCACCCCACTGTGTTTGGAGAGAGCATGTACGGGGACTTCCAGGAGGCCCTGGGACACCTCCGCACCAGGACCATAGCCACGCGCAGCCCCGAGGAGATCCGGGGAGGAGGACTGCTGAAGTACTGCCACCTGCTAGTGCGGGGGTTTAAACCGGACTCAGAGGCTCAGATGAAGCTTCTGCAGCGCTATATGTGCTCACGCTTCTTCATCGACTTCCCGGACATTGGTGAGCAGCAGCGGAAGCTGGAGGCGTATCTCCAGAACCACTTCAACGGCATGGAGGACAAGCGCTACGACTGCCTGGTGACGCTGCGGCATGTGGTGGACGAGAGCACTGTGTGCCTGATGGGACACGAGCGCCGCCAGACACTGGCACTGATCTCGGCACTGGCGCTACGGGCCATGGCAGAGCAGAATGCCATCCCGGCCCTGGCTAACATCACCTGTTACTACCAGCCGGCGCCTTATGTCAGAGACGTCAACTTCAGTAACTACTACATAGCGCGGGTCCAGTCCCCCATGAGTAGCTCTTATAGTAACTCTTACCACAGGACATGGCTGCCTTGCAGCTAA